Within Metabacillus schmidteae, the genomic segment TGAAATATTAGGTCATAAAAATGATCCGGGTGTTGATATTTTATCGATCATCCATAAGCACGGACTTCCAGGTCCATTCCCGGTTGAAGCGTTGGAACAAGCGAATGATGTACCGGAAACGATAAAAGAAGAAGATTTAAAGGACCGTCGAGATCTTCGCAATCAAACAATTGTTACAATTGACGGAGCAGACGCAAAAGACCTGGATGATGCGGTAACAGTTACAAAGCTCGAAAACGGAAACTACAAACTAGGTGTTCATATCGCCGATGTTAGTCATTATGTAACAGATCAATCACCAATTGACCGGGAAGCATCAGATCGCGGAACTAGTGTGTATTTAGTGGATCGTGTGATTCCCATGATTCCACACCGCTTATCAAATGGAATTTGTTCCTTAAATCCTAAAGTAGATCGTCTTACATTATCATGTGAAATGGAAGTCGATGAAACTGGTACTGTTGTGAATCACGAAATTTTCCAAAGTGTGATTAAAACAACAGAAAGAATGACATACACAGATGTAAATAAGATTCTTGAAGATCGCGATGAGGAGCTTCTCCAAAAATATGAGAAGCTGGTCCCTATGTTTGAACTGATGGGTGAGCTTGCTCAAGTGTTGCGAACAAAACGTATGACCCGCGGTGCAATCGACTTTGATTTTAAAGAAGCAAAGGTCCTTGTTGATAAAGAAGGAAATCCAACAGAAGTTGTCCTGCGTGAACGTTCTGTAGCAGAGCGTCTAATTGAGGAATTCATGCTTTTAGCAAATGAAACAGTAGCTGAGCACTTCCACTGGATGAATGTTCCGTTCATATATCGTATCCATGAAGACCCTAATGCTGAAAAATTACAGCGTTTCTTAGAGTTTATTACAAACTTCGGCTATACAGTGAAAGGTTCTGGAAACGATATTCACCCAAGAGCTCTGCAAAATATTTTAGAGGAAGTAGCGGGTACACCAGAAGAAACGGTCATCTCCACAGTGATGCTGCGTTCCATGAAGCAAGCAAAATATGATCCGGAAAGCCTTGGACACTTTGGACTGGCAACAGAGTATTACACACACTTTACATCACCAATTCGCCGTTATCCTGACTTAATTGTTCATCGTTTAATTCGAACATATTTAATAGAAGGAAAAGTTGATGAAGAAACACGTTCAAGCTGGGCTGAGAGTCTTCCAGTACTCGCGGAACACTCTTCTAATATGGAACGTAGAGCAGTTGAAGCAGAACGTGAAACAGATGAACTGAAAAAAGCAGAGTACATGCTTGATAAAATTGGTGAAGAATATGACGGTATTATCAGCTCGGTCACAAACTTCGGAATGTTCGTGGAGCTGCCGAATACAATTGAAGGTCTAGTTCATGTTAGTTATTTAACAGATGACTATTATCGTTATGATGAGCGCCATTATGCCATGATTGGTGAACGAACAGGAACTGTCTATCGCATCGGGGATGAAATCACAGTACGTGTTGTCAATGTTAACAAAGACGAGCGCTCCATTGACTTTGAAATTGTAGGAATGAAGGGAACAAGAAGACGTCCTGCAAAAGAAACACCAAAAGTCATTGTCGCGAGTAAAGGAAGAAAAGGTTCTGGTTCACGTGGAGACAATGGAAAAAAACGTGAAAGCGACAGAGATGGAGAATGGTCAACCCGTCCTCCCCGCAAAAAGAAAAAGCATTTTGAAAATGCACCAAAAGCGAAGCGGAAAAAGAAGAAGCGCTAAAAAGGAAAGGGGCTTGCTTGATATTGAGCTTGCCCTTTTCGTTATCTAGCTAATCTTCTATTTCACTCAATAACATCCTTCTAAGTTTATAAAGAGGTGAGTTAGGGAAACTACCAGTAACGACCTATTCTGTTTAACTATGGTGGAAGTTTCTCTTTTATTGAGTTACCGCCCATTTTTTGCTAAAATAGAACGTATCGCTAGATCGAGGGGAGGGAATACAATGCCTAAAGGAATGGGAAAAGCATTAGCGCAAAATAAGAAAGCTAATCATGATTACGCCATTGAAGAAACATTTGAAGCCGGCATTGTCCTTCAAGGAACAGAAATTAAATCGATTCGTAATGGTCGTGTTAACTTAAAGGATTCTTACGCACGAATTGAACGTGGTGAGGTTTTCCTGCTTAATATGCATGTCAGTCCTTATGAACAAGGAAACCGCTATAACCATGATCCATTAAGAACAAGAAAACTATTATTAAAGAAACGAGAAATCGCCAAACTAATTGGAGCCACTAAAGAAGAAGGCTATGCACTTGTCCCATTAAAGATGTACGTCAAAAATGGCTATGCAAAAGTGTTAATTGGTCTTGGAAAAGGGAAAAAGAAATACGACAAACGTGAAGACCTTAAGAAGAAGGAAGCAAAACGTGATATTGAACGTGCCTTTAGAGAACGCCAGAAAATGTAGTGGGAAAACCTTACAATTGCATTTTTAGGCCAGTCTGTTATAATAGGTTTTGTAAGGCAGTCAACTTACTTTAAAAACTTCATAAGCAATTAAGCTTATCTATCTTTAACTTTTAATACTTCCCGTATTCCCTAGCTGGTATATACGGCTTATCATGGGGACGTTACGGATTCGACAGGGATAGTTCGAGCTTAGGTTGCGGGCCGAAGGGATCGTCTTCGTTAAAACGTCAACGCCAATAATAACTGGCAAATCTAACAATAACTTAGCTTTAGCAGCTTAATAACTGCTTAGCTGTTCCTCCCTCCATCGTCCATGTGGTAGGGTAAGGGACTCACTCTTAGTGGACTACGCCTGATTCCTCCGTCTGGGGATGATGGAAGAGACCAATCAGACTAGCTGCTCTGACGCCTGTCGATAGGCATAGGAGTTAGCGAAACCGCAAATATATCGACTACGCTCGTAGACGCTTAAGTGCCGTTATGTCTGGACGAGGGTTCGACTCCCTCCGTCTCCACCAATACATATTTTGGTGGTTAAATACGATAATATTCACGGACTTACCAAATGTGGTAAGTCCGTTTTTACATCTTATAATATATATCCACTGTGATAAGGCAATGCCGAGCGGTATGTGGAGCAATCCAACAGCCGTGTATCGACTTATAGGCTGCCATCTTGGTAGTACTAGGATACGAAAAACTGCCTGGAATTCAGGTAAAACTACTTTTCGTATAAGACGCCGAAGGACCTGTATAGAGGTTCAAGATATAGTCAGTGCCATGACGAAAGCATGGAATAGCACGTCCCACCGTCTCCACCAAATACATATTTGGTGGTTTTTATTTTGTTTATTTTTATATTAAATTTCAAAAAAAGCTTTCTCAAAAGCTAATTTTTTTATAATCCTGAAAAACATAAGGATTCTTTTACGCTAAATATAAAGAAAAAAGAAAAGGTTATTGATATACTCAGTCTTCGGATCCCTGCCCCTGAAATCTTTATCGGTGGAAGACTACCGAACTGCTATGAGTTCTAACATTACAAGACCGTTATAATTTAAAGATGAGAATTATTGGAATTAAATTATCCATCAATGGTAATCCTAAGCAAAAATAGGGAAAAGGAGTTTAGGCATGACCGGAGATAAAGATTTAAATCCAATGAATGTGATAAAACCATTAAATATATATACGAAAATATTAGATGAGACCCAACCATTAACAACTTTTGAAATGGGGAAACTTTGGGCTACGTATATGGGAAACAGTATGTCAATTCAAATCTTAAGTTATTTTCTTCAACACTGCGATGATGAAGATATAAGATTGCTTTTGGAGAATGGTTTAGCCTTATCAAAGGATTTCAAGCAGAGGATAGAAGATTTTTTTAAGAAAGATAACTTCCCCATACCTATAGGATTTACCGAAGATGATGTTAATCTTGGTGCACCTCGTTTATATGCTGACGAATTTTACCCTCATTATTTAAAATATGCTGCTAAAGCAGGGATGAGTCTTTACTCAGTAGCAGTTCCATTGGTCATGAGGGAGGATATAAGGGAGTTTTTTATTTACTGTAATCAATGTGCGACCGTTCTTTTAGGACAAATTAATAATGTTTTAATGGAAAAGAAATTTATTGCAAACCCTCCTATCATTCCAACACCAGATGGAATTGATAGAATCGGTAAACAAAGCTACTTAAATGGATTTATGGGAGATGTCAGACCATTACAGGCACTAGAAATCATTCATCTTTGGGATAACATAGAGAATAACACAACAAGTAAGGCATTATTATTTGGATTCTGTCAGATAGTGAAAGACGAAAAAATAAAAGCGTTGTTTAATAGAGGGTTAGATATGACTGAAAAATCTGTAAAGCAATATAAGGAAAAAATGCACATTGCACATATTCAATCACCGGCGTACTTAGACCATTTAGTTACTACATCTACATACCCACCTTTTTCCGATAAAATCATGCTGTTTCATAAAGTGGATATGTTCTCAATGAAGATAAGGTCATTCGGAAACTCACTTGCAGTAACTGCTAGAAGAGATCTAAATATGTTGTATGCAAGAACTCTTGTAAACATTGGTTTATTTGTTGACGATGGTATGAATATCTTAATTGATAAAGGGTGGTTGGAATCACCTCCGCAAGCTCAAGATAGAGGTTAGTTATACAATTGGAACAGCTTAAAATACAACA encodes:
- the rnr gene encoding ribonuclease R — protein: MDQDIQLHIDKLLSFMKEEAYKPLTVQELEEAFGIEDSTEFKDFVKALVVMEDQGLVVRTRSNRYGLPEKMNLIKGKLIGHAKGFAFVDPEDVSLDDIFIPPTELKTAMHGDTVLVRVSPKTGGTRQEGTIIRIIERGVTEVVGTYTESKNFGFVIPDDKKIANDIFIPKQASNGAVEGHKVVVKLTTYPEGRMSAEGEIIEILGHKNDPGVDILSIIHKHGLPGPFPVEALEQANDVPETIKEEDLKDRRDLRNQTIVTIDGADAKDLDDAVTVTKLENGNYKLGVHIADVSHYVTDQSPIDREASDRGTSVYLVDRVIPMIPHRLSNGICSLNPKVDRLTLSCEMEVDETGTVVNHEIFQSVIKTTERMTYTDVNKILEDRDEELLQKYEKLVPMFELMGELAQVLRTKRMTRGAIDFDFKEAKVLVDKEGNPTEVVLRERSVAERLIEEFMLLANETVAEHFHWMNVPFIYRIHEDPNAEKLQRFLEFITNFGYTVKGSGNDIHPRALQNILEEVAGTPEETVISTVMLRSMKQAKYDPESLGHFGLATEYYTHFTSPIRRYPDLIVHRLIRTYLIEGKVDEETRSSWAESLPVLAEHSSNMERRAVEAERETDELKKAEYMLDKIGEEYDGIISSVTNFGMFVELPNTIEGLVHVSYLTDDYYRYDERHYAMIGERTGTVYRIGDEITVRVVNVNKDERSIDFEIVGMKGTRRRPAKETPKVIVASKGRKGSGSRGDNGKKRESDRDGEWSTRPPRKKKKHFENAPKAKRKKKKR
- the smpB gene encoding SsrA-binding protein SmpB codes for the protein MPKGMGKALAQNKKANHDYAIEETFEAGIVLQGTEIKSIRNGRVNLKDSYARIERGEVFLLNMHVSPYEQGNRYNHDPLRTRKLLLKKREIAKLIGATKEEGYALVPLKMYVKNGYAKVLIGLGKGKKKYDKREDLKKKEAKRDIERAFRERQKM
- a CDS encoding DUF3231 family protein — encoded protein: MTGDKDLNPMNVIKPLNIYTKILDETQPLTTFEMGKLWATYMGNSMSIQILSYFLQHCDDEDIRLLLENGLALSKDFKQRIEDFFKKDNFPIPIGFTEDDVNLGAPRLYADEFYPHYLKYAAKAGMSLYSVAVPLVMREDIREFFIYCNQCATVLLGQINNVLMEKKFIANPPIIPTPDGIDRIGKQSYLNGFMGDVRPLQALEIIHLWDNIENNTTSKALLFGFCQIVKDEKIKALFNRGLDMTEKSVKQYKEKMHIAHIQSPAYLDHLVTTSTYPPFSDKIMLFHKVDMFSMKIRSFGNSLAVTARRDLNMLYARTLVNIGLFVDDGMNILIDKGWLESPPQAQDRG